GGTAAAGGCGTGCACCGTGCCCTCGGCGGGGATCTCCACCCACTCGGTCTCGGCGCCGGTGTACATATCGTGGCCGCGCGGCGTGGCATAGGTATAGCCCGTCTCGGCATCGCGGCTCACCAGATAGTGGCCGCTGGCCAGCCCGGCAAAGAAGGGCGAGTCCTGCGCATAGCTGTGCAGGTAGGTAATCGAGTAGGGCTGCTCGATCAGCAGCGGCGACATCTTTTTGAGCGCCTTGAGCGCGGCCTTGTCCAGCTTGTCCGGAAAAGGCACCGTGTGGACGACATAGCCGCCGAACGTTTCCTCCATCTTGTTGCCGGCCATTTCAGTCCTCCTTTTCCAGAATGCTGACCGTGACGTAGGTACCGGTACCGGCGTGGCTGTGGATCGCGCCACGTTTGGCCTGTTTCACCTGCAGCGCCGTATCCCCAAAGTGCTTACCGATGGTGCCCTGGAGCTGCCAGATAGCGAACACGGCCTGCATCAGGCCGGTGGCGCCGACCGGATGTCCGCAGGCGATGAGCCCGCCCGAGGGGTTGACCGGGCAGATCGGTTTGTCCGGCAGTTTCAAGCCGTACTTGATGTTGGGCAAAAAGGCCTTGCCCGAGGCGGCGAAGGGCCCGCCCTCGCCGTAGCGGCACAGGCCCATATCCTCATAGGTCTGGATCTCGGACGAGGTGTAGGCGTCGTGCAGCTCGACAAAGCTGATCTCGTGCAGCGGGTCGGTGATGCCGGCGTTCTGGTAGGCCTCTTTCGACGCCATGCGGCCGGCGCGGAAAGAGTGTACGCCCGGGTAGCGAAAGCCCTTTTTCCACAGGGCCTTGTAGTAGGCGCGGGTCTCGGCCGTGTCCTCCGAGGGCAGCAGGTTGTATTTGACGAAATCCTCGTACTTTTGATGGGGCCGGTCAGCCATTCTCATCGCGTCCGTGCCGCGGCCGATGCCCTTGACCAGCACGCGCTTGATGCGCTGGCCGGAGGCCTTTTCGAGTTTGGCCAGGCCCTCTTCGCTGCACAGGATGGTGGCGGCGGCGCCGTCGGACATCACGCAGATGTCGAGGCGGGTGAGCGGCCAGGCCACCATCGGCGCGGCGCGCACGTCAGCGATGGTCAGCTTTTCGCGCTTTTGGGCGTAGGGGTTGTGGTAAGCGTTCATGTGGTTCTTGACCGAGACGTAGGCCATCTGCTCGGGCGTGGTGCCAAACTCTTTCATATGGCGGGTGACCATCATGGCGTAATAGCCCGAGTAGAACCCACCGACGGGGTAATCAAAGCTCACGTCCGAGGCCAGGGCGATGAACTCGTTGCCCTTCCAGGTGGCCACGTGGCTCATCGTCTCGAAACCGTAGGCCAGGCAGATGTCCA
The DNA window shown above is from Chloroflexi bacterium ADurb.Bin180 and carries:
- a CDS encoding acetyl-CoA acetyltransferase, whose product is MRPVYAVSGGVSKFAKARPDKTFPALVKEAYDYAIADIGLTHRQFIELVDGSVASYFSDHFARQLMAGIMAQDYLGLCPKPGHRVEGGGATGGICFQEAWKAIASGYMDICLAYGFETMSHVATWKGNEFIALASDVSFDYPVGGFYSGYYAMMVTRHMKEFGTTPEQMAYVSVKNHMNAYHNPYAQKREKLTIADVRAAPMVAWPLTRLDICVMSDGAAATILCSEEGLAKLEKASGQRIKRVLVKGIGRGTDAMRMADRPHQKYEDFVKYNLLPSEDTAETRAYYKALWKKGFRYPGVHSFRAGRMASKEAYQNAGITDPLHEISFVELHDAYTSSEIQTYEDMGLCRYGEGGPFAASGKAFLPNIKYGLKLPDKPICPVNPSGGLIACGHPVGATGLMQAVFAIWQLQGTIGKHFGDTALQVKQAKRGAIHSHAGTGTYVTVSILEKED